GTCAGCGGGCGCCCAACGAACTCTGTAGGTCACCCTTCATGGCGTTGAGCTGGGCACCCCAGTACTCCCAACTGTGCGTGCCGTTGGCGTCGAAGTTGAACACTGCGTTGTGGCCACCGGCGGCGTTGTAGGCGTCCTGGAACTTCAGGTTGCTGCCCCGCACGAAGTTCTCCAGGAACTCCGCTGGCAGGTTTGCGCCACCCAGCTCCGACGGCGTGCCGTTGCCGCAGTACACCCAGAGGCGGGTGTTGTTGGCGACCAGCTTGGGGATCTGAACCGTCGGGTCGTTGCGCTGCCACGCCGGGTCACTCGAGGGCCCCCACATATCCGCGGCCTTGTAACCACCGGCGTCACCCATGGCCAGGCCGATCAGCGTTGGCCCCATCCCATTGGAGGGGTCCAGCAGGGCCGACAGCGAGCCCGCGTAGACGAACTGCTGCGGGTGGTAGGCGGCCAGGATCATGGCCGACGAGCCGGCCATCGAGATGCCGACCGCGGCGCTGCCGGTGGGCTTCACGCTCTTGTTGGCGGACAGCCACTGGGGCAGCTCGCTGGTCAGGAACGTTTCCCACTTGTAGGTCGAGCAGCCGGCCTTACCGCAGGCGGGCTGGTACCAGTCGGTGTAGAAGCTGGACTGTCCACCGACCGGCATGACGATCGACAGGCCCGACTGGTAGTACCACTCGAACGCCGGGGTGTTGATGTCCCAGCCGTTGTAGTCGTCCTGGGCGCGCAGGCCGTCGAGCAGATACACCGCGGGTGCGTTGTCCCCGCCGCTCTGGAACTGAACCTTGATGCTGCGACCCATCGACGGCGACGGCACCTGCAGGTACTCCACTGGCAGACCCGGCCGGGAGAATGCTCCCGCGGTTGCCGCTCCGCCGGCGAGTCCGATAAGGCCGGGGAGGGCTGCAGCTGCCGCCGCGCCGACCACCAGTCGGCGGCCCCAGGCCCGTATCTTCCCGCTCACGTCTGTCATACCTGTGCCCCTTGTCCTGTATGTCGTCGTGCGCTTCCGGCAGAACTTACCGCGCGGGTAAGCCAAATGTCGATTCGGATGCGAAGTCGTTTCAGTTCTGTATCGGTTACCGACGCGGGCCTAGCAACTGTGCTATAGGGCACGCACCATCATCACGGTATCCGCTACGACCGCCTTGACCTCCGGGAACCCGGAGGAACCCGGCGGGAGGCGAATCGCATTGAGCAATCTATCGAGGGTTTACCGGCAACGCCAGCATGGCCGACCGCGTGTCGCACGGCGATCATCCGACGGATTCGAAACCCAGTCCGAGCATCGACCGCTGCCGATTGCTGGTTTGCCCACCCGGGAGGCCGAACTTGCGTCGACCGCGTAGGCTCGCTCGAAGCAAGCCGACGAAGACCACGCTATTCCGGTCTGTTCCGGCGCTCCGAGCACCACCGCTGTGGGATTCCTGGCGTGCGATGGTGCCGGCTAAGGGCGTCGGAGGTTCCGGAAACGATTGAGGTGCGAGAATTTGGATACGGTACTTGGGCTATCGATAACGCCGACCACTGTCGGGTGGGTCCTCGCTGAAGGACACGGCGCAGACGGCACCATCCTGGACCGCAACGAGTTGGAGCTACACGGCGGCCGTGACGTGCGGGCCGTAAATACCGCAGAGCAGCTGGCGACGGAAGTTCTGCGCGCCAAAGAGGTGGCAACGGCGGGCGATCATCGTTTGCGCGTCATCGGCGTGACCTGGAACGACGAAGCCTCGGCTCAGGCCGCGCTGCTGCTGGAGTTGCTGACCGGTGCGGGTTTCGACAACCTTGTGCCGATCCGGATGCTCGACGCCATCGAGACGCTGGGGCAGGCCATCGCACCCATCATCGGCTACGAGCAGACCGCGGTGTGCGTTCTCGAACATGAGTGGGCGACCGTCGTGATGATCGATACCCACGACGCGGAGACGCGTACCGCCGTCAAGCGTGTGCGCGGCGGCTTGTCAGGACTGACCTCCTGGCTGACCGGTATGTTCGACCGCGATTCCTGGCGCCCTGCCGGCGTGGTTGTGGTCGGCTCGGACAGCGACGTCAGCGCGTTCGCGTGGCAGCTCGAAAAGGTCTTGCCGGTGCCGGTTTTCGCGCAAACCATGGCGCAAGTGACGGTCGCGCGGGGTGCTGCCCTGGCAGCAGCCCAGAGCACCGAGTTCACCGACGCCCGGCTGCTGGCCGATACCACCAGCGAACCGGCCGTCGCGCCCACGCGATCTCGGCACTACGCCGGGGCCGCGACCACGTTGGCCGCCGCCGCGGTGACCTTCGTGGCTTCGCTGTCCTTGGCGGTGGGCATGCAACTGGCTCCGCATAAAGACCCCGAAACGACAAGCCACCGAGCCCACGCTTCGACGCCACGTATCGCAGAGGCCGAGGCGCCCGCCAAGCCGTCCAGGACGGTCGAGCCACCCGCCCCCGTAGCAGCACCCGAACCCGCAACGCATCAGGAACCGCCCGTGCACCTCACCTCCGGTGCAGCGCTCGCGGAACCGAACCCAACCGAGGCCCCAGCCGAGGGGGAGCCGAACGCTTCTGCGCCGCAACAGGATCGGAATGACCGGCAGCTCATCTTGACAAGAGTGCTGGAACACATACCTGGTGCCTACGGTGACTCGCCGGCAGATCCAGCTGAGTAGTCGGAGGATCCCGTAGCGGGTTGCGAAACTTGGGATTCGCGCGGACCCATGTCGAGACGAAGCGGTGGGTACTCATCGCGCATCAACCCCTTGTAGGCCCGGACCCGGATAGCCCACCGGTTGATGCCGATCACCAGGTCGTATAGCCCAGCGGGATAGCGGCCGGTGAACAGCAGTGTCACCGCCGCGATGACCAGCAGGATCGCCAGCAACGACGGCAGCAGTATGCCGACACGATCGTGCTCGCCGATCATGAAGACCCGCCAGCCGGCGGAGAAGAAGACCGCAAGGATCAGATAGTGGGGGATGGCCAGGAGCCACCACTTGATCAGCACCAGGCCGCGATTCAGCCGCTGCGGATAGGCGACCTCCAAGTCGGCCGGATATTCCGCATTCGCGCGCAAGCTGAACGGCGGGTATCGGTCGGTGCCCAGCGCCGACAGTGCGTAGAAGGCAACCCGCCAACGCCACCGCATAACACCGACATTGAAGTCGAACAGCGCCCGTGGGTACCTGCCGGCGAACAGGATGGCAAAGAACGCGATC
The nucleotide sequence above comes from Mycobacterium decipiens. Encoded proteins:
- the ag85B gene encoding diacylglycerol acyltransferase/mycolyltransferase Ag85B yields the protein MTDVSGKIRAWGRRLVVGAAAAAALPGLIGLAGGAATAGAFSRPGLPVEYLQVPSPSMGRSIKVQFQSGGDNAPAVYLLDGLRAQDDYNGWDINTPAFEWYYQSGLSIVMPVGGQSSFYTDWYQPACGKAGCSTYKWETFLTSELPQWLSANKSVKPTGSAAVGISMAGSSAMILAAYHPQQFVYAGSLSALLDPSNGMGPTLIGLAMGDAGGYKAADMWGPSSDPAWQRNDPTVQIPKLVANNTRLWVYCGNGTPSELGGANLPAEFLENFVRGSNLKFQDAYNAAGGHNAVFNFDANGTHSWEYWGAQLNAMKGDLQSSLGAR
- a CDS encoding DUF4389 domain-containing protein, with translation MQPDAYPVWVRGELDPALSRWQWLVKWILALPHYIVLLFLHVAALVVTVIAFFAILFAGRYPRALFDFNVGVMRWRWRVAFYALSALGTDRYPPFSLRANAEYPADLEVAYPQRLNRGLVLIKWWLLAIPHYLILAVFFSAGWRVFMIGEHDRVGILLPSLLAILLVIAAVTLLFTGRYPAGLYDLVIGINRWAIRVRAYKGLMRDEYPPLRLDMGPRESQVSQPATGSSDYSAGSAGESP
- a CDS encoding DUF7159 family protein; the encoded protein is MDTVLGLSITPTTVGWVLAEGHGADGTILDRNELELHGGRDVRAVNTAEQLATEVLRAKEVATAGDHRLRVIGVTWNDEASAQAALLLELLTGAGFDNLVPIRMLDAIETLGQAIAPIIGYEQTAVCVLEHEWATVVMIDTHDAETRTAVKRVRGGLSGLTSWLTGMFDRDSWRPAGVVVVGSDSDVSAFAWQLEKVLPVPVFAQTMAQVTVARGAALAAAQSTEFTDARLLADTTSEPAVAPTRSRHYAGAATTLAAAAVTFVASLSLAVGMQLAPHKDPETTSHRAHASTPRIAEAEAPAKPSRTVEPPAPVAAPEPATHQEPPVHLTSGAALAEPNPTEAPAEGEPNASAPQQDRNDRQLILTRVLEHIPGAYGDSPADPAE